One Brassica napus cultivar Da-Ae chromosome A5, Da-Ae, whole genome shotgun sequence DNA window includes the following coding sequences:
- the LOC125608659 gene encoding uncharacterized protein LOC125608659, translated as MELRRFPRKNKECLNIPCIIRISRHEHRISFNSSLTPEKLICGVCHWKIDTNYGRYSCVKGCNYGVHSKCATREDVWDGEELEGKPEDPYEDISSFIEISEGIIQHFSHQDHHMRLDEKTDRAFDENNYCQACTLPICDDIIYSCIQCDFILHKECAQLPRKKHQVTHPHFLSLQVGHQGCALFECKACLRSSNGFAYLCDEEDYEYMLDVRCASIAEPLDHRCHQHSLFLTFEPRSKQICSVCHKSRGHRLNCGECGFVACFGCATLPTKLRYKHDEHVLLFSYEEEVNGQYFCEVCEKEANPKNGVYICHDCNVILHLKCLLGKDVNIMHGVVIEYPEVDVSILLNDRLSRNICKSCDKLCKHKIVYEVSDFEICSLKCLEFCCSIFYYVCLMFIFSFSMFYS; from the exons ATGGAA CTTAGAAGATTTCCCCGGAAAAATAAAGAGTGTCTAAACATTCCATGCATCATAAGAATATCACGTCATGAACACCGCATCTCTTTCAATTCTTCTCTTACTCCCGAAAAATTGATATGCGGAGTGTGTCACTGGAAGATAGACACAAATTATGGAAGATATTCTTGCGTAAAGGGTTGCAATTATGGTGTTCATTCTAAATGTGCAACACGAGAAGATGTATGGGATGGAGAAGAACTTGAGGGAAAACCAGAAGATCCATATGAAGACATTAGCTCCTTCATTGAGATAAGTGAGGGAATTATACAACATTTTAGTCATCAAGATCATCATATGAGACTCGATGAGAAGACCGATAGAGCTTTTGACGAGAACAATTATTGTCAAGCATGCACACTTCCCATATGTGATGATATTATTTACAGTTGCATACAATGTGATTTTATCCTCCATAAAGAATGTGCACAACTTCCTCGGAAGAAACACCAAGTGACTCATCCTCATTTCCTTAGTCTACAAGTGGGTCATCAAGGCTGTGCATTGTTCGAATGTAAAGCTTGTCTTCGTTCAAGCAATGGATTTGCGTACTTATGTGATGAAGAGGATTATGAGTATATGTTAGACGTACGTTGTGCTTCTATAGCTGAGCCATTGGATCATCGGTGTCATCAGCATTCCTTGTTTCTTACATTTGAGCCCCGATCTAAACAAATATGTTCGGTTTGCCACAAATCTCGAGGTCATCGTCTAAATTGTGGAGAATGTGGGTTTGTTGCATGTTTTGGATGTGCCACTTTACCCACTAAGTTGAGGTACAAGCATGATGAAcatgttcttcttttttcttacgAAGAAGAGGTAAATGGTCAATACTTCTGCGAAGTTTgtgaaaaagaagcaaatccgAAGAATGGAGTTTATATATGCCATGACTGCAACGTTATACTACATCTTAAATGTCTACTTGGAAAAGACGTAAATATTATGCATGGTGTAGTAATCGAGTATCCTGAAGTGGATGTGTCTATTCTTCTCAATGATCGCCTTAGTCGCAACATATGTAAAAGTTGCGATAAACTTTGTAAACACAAAATAGTATACGAAGTATCTGATTTTGAGATATGTTCTCTCAAGTGTCTTGAATTTTGTTGTTCTATATTTTACTATGTTTGCTTAATGTTTATTTTCTCGTTCTCTATGTTTTACTCATAA